In Synechocystis sp. PCC 6714, the following are encoded in one genomic region:
- a CDS encoding glycosyltransferase family 4 protein: protein MTPHILFIAPSAYTLSGLATWLDYLLPGLEKLGWRTTLGLVEGARAHRPKDYLAVHPCQSAIAITCKTATTQGRRWAVQRAIKQLSPDMVVTVNIPDAVAATAELRNQGKSEAKIVMTCHGIQEDLFADMKLFKHALDAVVCTNKLACRLAEDYAGLDKRSIFYAPCGTDIKPLSSRQKPNNLFTIAYSGRLEQGQKRVHDLVEIVNNLKRVDIKFRLLIAGSGPEETPLKGSLIDAEEVFFLGQLSKTNLVTQVYQQADALIMPSSWETGPIVIWEAMATGVPVVSSRYVGSGLENALRDEENCLLFVVGDWAGASEQILRLYRDKELWQRIRKAGWQTVKQRYSEVASVQQWHEVFEQVLLKPLSSIQVVNRSNRPSNNRLDRVLGQANAEKVRVLLNRKGPLCDPGGEWPHSWSGTPTEQEENEFGRLAQRLDQCQQ, encoded by the coding sequence ATGACCCCTCATATCCTCTTTATTGCTCCCTCCGCCTACACCCTTAGTGGTTTAGCCACTTGGTTAGATTACCTGCTACCAGGCCTGGAAAAGTTAGGTTGGCGTACCACCCTGGGACTAGTGGAAGGAGCGCGGGCCCATCGCCCCAAGGATTATTTGGCGGTTCATCCCTGTCAATCGGCGATCGCCATTACTTGTAAGACAGCAACCACCCAAGGACGACGTTGGGCGGTGCAAAGGGCGATTAAGCAATTATCACCGGATATGGTAGTGACGGTTAATATTCCCGATGCAGTAGCGGCAACAGCAGAACTCAGGAATCAAGGGAAAAGCGAAGCTAAAATTGTCATGACTTGCCACGGTATTCAAGAGGATTTATTTGCTGACATGAAATTGTTTAAGCATGCCTTAGATGCTGTGGTTTGCACCAATAAATTAGCCTGTAGGTTAGCGGAGGATTATGCCGGTTTAGATAAAAGATCAATATTTTATGCCCCTTGTGGAACTGACATAAAACCTTTATCTTCCCGTCAAAAACCTAACAATTTATTTACCATTGCCTACTCAGGAAGGCTTGAACAAGGTCAGAAGAGAGTCCATGACTTAGTTGAAATCGTGAATAATTTGAAAAGAGTCGATATAAAGTTTAGATTGTTAATTGCTGGTAGCGGCCCTGAGGAAACTCCCCTCAAAGGCTCCCTGATAGACGCTGAAGAAGTTTTTTTCTTAGGCCAGCTAAGTAAAACTAATTTAGTTACTCAAGTTTATCAACAGGCTGACGCTTTGATAATGCCATCATCTTGGGAAACAGGACCCATTGTCATTTGGGAAGCAATGGCCACAGGGGTTCCAGTAGTGAGTTCCCGCTACGTTGGTAGTGGCTTAGAAAATGCCCTGAGAGATGAAGAAAATTGTTTGTTGTTTGTGGTGGGGGATTGGGCTGGAGCTAGTGAACAAATTTTACGACTTTACCGTGATAAGGAATTATGGCAAAGGATCAGAAAAGCTGGTTGGCAAACAGTCAAACAAAGATATTCCGAGGTAGCGTCAGTGCAACAATGGCATGAGGTGTTTGAGCAAGTTTTATTAAAACCTCTATCAAGTATCCAGGTGGTTAATAGAAGCAATCGCCCCTCTAACAATCGATTAGACCGAGTTTTGGGTCAAGCTAATGCGGAAAAGGTCAGAGTTTTGTTAAACCGTAAGGGGCCCCTTTGTGATCCAGGGGGAGAATGGCCCCATAGTTGGAGTGGAACCCCAACTGAGCAAGAAGAAAATGAGTTTGGCCGTTTGGCTCAAAGGTTAGATCAGTGCCAGCAATAA
- a CDS encoding acyltransferase: protein MFDLLRGIWQLRDPLLVRDLGERRFHLAQIHALRQQFPQAKLSSDITLINHQPQRLTLTGSVTISENTILAFGDDLNGYGNIVIGDRTWIGQYNNLRSGGGNIVIGEDCLISQFCTLVASNHQKAKDKPIKIQPSDQTKTGVILGNDVWLGAGVTILPGVKIGNGTVVGANAVVNRDLPDYEIWGGVPARKLGER, encoded by the coding sequence ATGTTTGATTTACTTCGAGGTATTTGGCAACTGCGGGATCCCCTGCTTGTTCGTGACTTAGGTGAAAGGCGATTTCACTTGGCGCAAATCCATGCCCTGCGGCAACAGTTTCCCCAAGCTAAGCTCAGCAGTGACATTACTTTGATCAACCATCAACCCCAACGATTAACCCTCACTGGGTCGGTTACCATCAGCGAAAATACCATCCTCGCCTTTGGTGATGACCTCAATGGCTACGGTAATATCGTCATTGGCGATCGCACCTGGATTGGGCAGTACAACAATCTGCGGTCTGGGGGAGGGAACATTGTGATTGGGGAAGACTGTCTCATTAGCCAATTTTGTACCTTGGTGGCTAGCAATCACCAAAAAGCAAAGGATAAGCCGATTAAAATACAGCCATCGGATCAAACTAAGACTGGGGTTATTTTAGGCAATGATGTTTGGTTAGGGGCCGGCGTGACAATATTGCCAGGGGTTAAAATTGGCAACGGTACTGTGGTTGGGGCCAATGCGGTGGTGAACAGAGATCTGCCTGACTATGAAATTTGGGGCGGGGTACCGGCTCGAAAATTGGGGGAGAGATAA
- a CDS encoding glycosyltransferase family 4 protein → MRSSIRLLFLLPTSSVAGGVQTWLDEINDYLTTQNFKVTVGLLRGQKFNQPERYHDAHPQLSTLEVDGRGCNRDGRVRALMRCIKKVKPDIVIPLGIADAYEAVIRCKQKGMETRLVIHAQGNLEPMLADLAMYGQWIDQVICPGCLTAKVLIQWGGIVNDRVHHIPNGANTPRLIVQPSQQGNPVRIGYIGRLTSLDKRALDLIALHEELEKLNVNYQLDIVGDGPCFAQLSESLGNLAPKVKLHGALSRDTVYQEIFPNLDVLVLLSSSEAFGIVIVEALMHGVIPVTSRYAGFYAEGLVKEHETGLSFPVGDMAQAARQILRVAEDSGLRQRLSENARIHGQQYTWENSLTSWKTALEAVMERPPLVSLSLHPLPQIPTTSGRLDRLGVPAGVIDGVRRLRRSLIGSLVPAGGEEWPLFYRHHSESLLKEISAALKELDVNP, encoded by the coding sequence ATGCGCTCTTCTATCCGTTTATTATTCCTCCTGCCCACCAGTTCCGTCGCTGGCGGTGTTCAAACCTGGTTGGATGAGATTAATGATTATTTAACAACCCAGAATTTTAAAGTAACCGTTGGACTTTTACGGGGGCAAAAGTTTAACCAACCGGAGCGTTATCATGATGCCCATCCGCAACTATCTACCCTTGAAGTTGACGGTCGGGGTTGTAACCGAGATGGCAGAGTGCGGGCTTTGATGCGTTGCATTAAGAAAGTTAAGCCCGATATTGTGATTCCGTTAGGCATTGCCGATGCTTACGAAGCAGTTATTCGCTGTAAGCAAAAAGGAATGGAAACTCGCTTAGTGATCCATGCTCAAGGTAATTTGGAACCGATGTTGGCAGATTTGGCTATGTATGGCCAATGGATTGACCAAGTAATTTGTCCTGGGTGTTTAACAGCTAAAGTGCTCATTCAATGGGGGGGGATCGTTAATGACCGAGTTCACCACATTCCCAATGGAGCAAACACCCCCAGACTTATAGTCCAGCCATCCCAACAAGGTAATCCCGTCCGCATCGGCTATATTGGCCGTTTGACTAGCCTCGATAAAAGAGCGCTGGATTTAATTGCACTGCATGAAGAACTGGAAAAGCTCAATGTAAATTATCAGTTAGACATTGTGGGGGACGGCCCCTGCTTTGCCCAACTTAGTGAATCCTTGGGGAATCTTGCCCCCAAAGTTAAGCTCCACGGTGCTCTGTCTCGGGACACGGTTTACCAAGAAATATTTCCCAATCTTGATGTATTGGTTTTGCTGTCATCATCGGAAGCCTTTGGCATTGTCATTGTGGAAGCTCTGATGCACGGAGTTATCCCGGTCACCTCCCGTTATGCAGGCTTTTATGCTGAGGGTCTAGTGAAAGAACATGAAACTGGTCTGTCTTTTCCTGTGGGGGATATGGCCCAGGCGGCTCGACAGATCCTGCGTGTAGCAGAGGATAGTGGTTTGCGCCAACGTTTATCAGAAAATGCTCGGATTCATGGCCAACAATATACTTGGGAGAATTCCCTCACCAGTTGGAAAACAGCGTTAGAAGCTGTAATGGAGCGTCCTCCCCTAGTTAGCCTTAGCCTTCATCCCTTACCTCAGATTCCCACTACCTCCGGGAGATTAGATCGATTAGGGGTTCCCGCTGGTGTCATCGATGGAGTTCGTCGTCTGCGTCGCTCTTTAATCGGTTCTCTTGTTCCGGCGGGGGGAGAAGAGTGGCCGTTGTTCTATCGTCATCATTCTGAATCTTTGTTAAAAGAGATTTCGGCGGCTTTAAAAGAGTTAGACGTCAATCCATGA
- a CDS encoding PD-(D/E)XK nuclease family protein, translating into MTEAEIRALIQRELPRAIAEEPAIRDFVPRTVSEYYAPRTEFDLKFDRVLDELQRDREEQARKWENNTQRLDRLEAQNSATLAEIQKANRRYESTIGALGSRWGLYSEAIFRNGLKAILEESFGVEVLNLNEYDQEGIVFGRPDQVEIDVTIKNGVTILCEIKSSMSKSDMYIFDRKATFYAQRHQRPVTRKIVMFPMVDDRAKPVAEVLGIELYSYNDQVQEI; encoded by the coding sequence ATGACTGAAGCGGAAATTAGGGCCTTAATCCAAAGAGAACTACCTAGGGCGATCGCCGAAGAACCGGCCATCCGAGATTTTGTTCCGCGGACGGTGTCGGAATACTATGCCCCCCGGACAGAGTTCGACCTGAAATTTGACCGGGTTCTGGATGAGTTACAACGGGACCGGGAAGAGCAAGCCCGTAAATGGGAGAACAATACCCAACGTCTAGACAGACTAGAGGCCCAGAACAGTGCCACTCTGGCGGAAATTCAGAAGGCGAATCGTCGCTATGAAAGCACTATCGGGGCCTTGGGTTCCCGTTGGGGTCTCTACTCTGAAGCTATTTTTCGCAATGGGCTGAAGGCAATTTTGGAAGAATCATTTGGGGTGGAGGTACTTAATCTGAATGAGTACGACCAGGAGGGGATAGTTTTTGGTCGCCCAGACCAAGTGGAAATTGATGTAACTATCAAAAATGGGGTGACTATTCTCTGTGAAATTAAATCTTCCATGAGTAAGTCGGATATGTATATTTTTGATCGTAAGGCTACTTTTTATGCCCAAAGGCACCAACGGCCGGTGACTAGAAAAATTGTCATGTTCCCCATGGTGGATGACCGAGCGAAGCCAGTGGCGGAGGTGTTAGGCATTGAACTGTACAGTTACAACGATCAAGTTCAAGAAATTTAA
- a CDS encoding glycosyltransferase, producing MKNKQLLEKLSNPSKLFKAIWWRIFGRVIENHKIYKKQLEQKYKIYPVVSGIGDLSSCSQRALLSYIVTPFLDGFTEEIYRTHTNYQKTQEIVEILNAMGFIVDVTDWRNFYPPSISDYDLIIGQYFGFVQSCISSPYRKIPKIYLGTGCYAGFIKKALALREEEIRRRRNFIIPQSYIDDEGPKLATDIFFVGNSTTHRSYKEITSAKVLQLCNPVVKGIKNTLDNKDFAASRFCFMWMAAYGTVRRSLDVLLEIFAEHSEFELWVCGGIEHEKAFFNAYRHELLDLPNIHYVGWLDVAGEKYRQITSKCGFMLYPSVSDGMPGSVVNAMYAGVVPIVTPEAGMDCGGYGFEIPKIDHETIYQIVCKASSMSPEELENESHAVHEFTSQRYSPNAFKESFAEALEKTLKRHGLL from the coding sequence ATGAAAAATAAACAATTGCTAGAAAAACTTTCTAATCCTTCTAAACTATTCAAAGCAATTTGGTGGAGGATATTTGGTCGAGTTATTGAAAATCACAAAATATACAAAAAACAGCTTGAGCAGAAATATAAAATATATCCAGTTGTATCTGGTATAGGAGACTTATCAAGTTGTTCCCAAAGAGCTCTTTTGTCTTACATAGTTACGCCTTTTCTTGATGGCTTTACAGAAGAGATTTATCGCACTCATACAAATTATCAAAAGACTCAAGAAATTGTTGAAATTCTAAATGCTATGGGTTTTATTGTAGATGTAACTGATTGGCGTAACTTCTACCCACCAAGTATCAGTGATTATGATTTAATAATTGGACAATACTTTGGGTTTGTACAATCTTGTATCAGCTCACCATATAGAAAAATTCCAAAAATCTACCTTGGGACTGGTTGCTATGCTGGATTTATCAAAAAAGCACTCGCTTTAAGAGAAGAAGAAATCAGACGCAGACGCAATTTTATAATTCCACAGTCATATATTGATGACGAAGGCCCAAAGCTGGCTACCGATATATTTTTTGTAGGAAACTCTACAACTCATCGTTCCTACAAAGAAATTACGTCAGCTAAAGTATTGCAGTTGTGTAATCCAGTAGTTAAAGGAATCAAAAATACACTTGACAATAAAGATTTTGCTGCTTCAAGATTTTGTTTTATGTGGATGGCCGCCTATGGTACTGTTAGGCGTTCACTTGATGTATTACTAGAAATATTTGCTGAACATTCTGAGTTTGAGCTTTGGGTATGTGGTGGGATTGAGCACGAAAAAGCATTTTTTAACGCCTATCGTCATGAGTTGTTGGATTTACCTAATATCCATTATGTGGGCTGGTTAGATGTAGCCGGAGAAAAGTATCGACAAATAACTAGCAAATGTGGATTTATGCTATACCCGTCTGTATCAGATGGTATGCCAGGCTCAGTTGTCAATGCTATGTATGCAGGTGTAGTACCGATCGTTACCCCAGAAGCGGGAATGGATTGTGGAGGATATGGATTTGAAATTCCCAAAATTGATCATGAAACTATTTATCAGATCGTATGCAAAGCATCATCTATGTCACCGGAAGAACTAGAAAATGAGTCCCACGCTGTCCATGAATTTACATCCCAGCGATATTCACCTAATGCTTTCAAAGAATCTTTTGCGGAGGCATTAGAAAAAACATTGAAAAGACACGGTTTACTGTAA
- a CDS encoding NAD-dependent epimerase/dehydratase family protein, with the protein MSFNSQVLITGSAGLIGSEAVRYFTQLGWHIRGIDNNMRADFFGPDGDTSWNLKRLEIECPDYQHYSLDIRNRPAILDLFAEQKFDLIIHAAAQPSHDLAASRPFDDFDVNAVGTLNLLEATRRHCPEAVFCFLSTNKVYGDAPNELPLVELKTRWDYGNPEHYGGIAETFRIDQSKHSLFGASKVAADVMVQEYGRYFGMKTACFRGGCLTGSAHSAAELHGFLAYVMRACAEGREYKIYGYKGKQVRDNIHAYDVCALLHQFYLHPRCGEVYNLGGGRDNSISVIEAITKAEQLLGEPFRTIYVDKNREGDHICYISDLTKIKSHFPDWHITRSIDSILEEMATMYLLSQK; encoded by the coding sequence ATGAGCTTTAACAGCCAAGTTCTCATAACAGGCTCTGCCGGCCTAATTGGCTCTGAAGCTGTTCGGTACTTCACCCAACTGGGTTGGCACATTAGGGGCATTGACAATAATATGCGGGCTGATTTTTTTGGTCCCGACGGCGACACATCTTGGAACCTAAAGAGGTTAGAGATAGAATGCCCAGACTATCAGCATTACAGCTTAGATATCAGGAACCGCCCAGCAATACTGGATCTGTTCGCAGAACAAAAGTTTGACTTGATTATCCATGCGGCCGCCCAACCGTCCCATGATTTGGCAGCTAGTCGTCCCTTTGATGACTTTGATGTCAATGCTGTTGGTACCCTGAATTTGTTAGAAGCAACTCGGCGACATTGTCCGGAAGCAGTTTTTTGTTTTCTCAGCACCAATAAAGTCTATGGTGATGCCCCCAACGAATTACCCTTGGTAGAACTAAAAACTCGTTGGGACTATGGCAATCCAGAGCACTACGGTGGCATTGCAGAAACCTTTCGTATTGATCAGAGTAAACACAGCCTATTTGGAGCCAGTAAGGTGGCCGCTGATGTGATGGTGCAGGAATATGGGCGTTACTTTGGCATGAAAACCGCTTGTTTTCGGGGAGGATGCCTGACGGGGTCGGCCCACAGTGCCGCTGAGTTACACGGCTTTTTAGCTTACGTGATGCGGGCCTGTGCCGAGGGACGGGAATACAAAATTTACGGCTACAAAGGCAAACAGGTACGGGACAATATTCATGCCTACGACGTGTGTGCACTATTACATCAGTTTTATCTACATCCCCGTTGTGGGGAGGTGTATAACTTAGGGGGCGGCCGGGATAACAGCATCTCCGTCATCGAAGCCATTACCAAGGCAGAACAGCTTTTGGGGGAACCATTCCGCACCATCTATGTTGACAAAAATCGGGAAGGAGATCACATTTGCTATATCAGTGACCTAACCAAAATTAAATCCCATTTTCCTGATTGGCATATCACCCGTAGCATAGACTCAATTCTGGAAGAAATGGCGACTATGTATTTACTCAGTCAAAAATGA
- a CDS encoding Uma2 family endonuclease — protein MATVLDLQPIVSLSREQFYQLCQNNPDLILERDPLGKLIIMSPVGGESGAQEASLIFEVSLWNHRRQLGIVFSSSTIFSLPQGGDRSPDVAWVSMSRWERLTPEEREGFPPICPDFVIELRSKSDRLKPLQDKMSEYLASGLKLGWLINLQQKQVEVYRPNQPTEIVNLPTNLSGEQVLPGFTISLS, from the coding sequence ATGGCTACCGTTTTAGACCTTCAGCCGATTGTTTCCTTGAGTCGAGAGCAGTTTTATCAACTCTGTCAAAATAACCCTGACCTAATCTTAGAAAGAGACCCCCTAGGAAAGCTGATTATCATGTCTCCAGTTGGCGGTGAAAGCGGTGCCCAAGAAGCGAGTCTTATTTTTGAGGTGTCTCTCTGGAATCATCGGCGTCAACTCGGCATTGTTTTTAGTTCTTCGACAATATTTAGTTTGCCCCAAGGCGGCGATCGCTCTCCCGATGTAGCTTGGGTTTCAATGTCAAGGTGGGAACGGTTAACCCCAGAAGAGCGAGAAGGGTTCCCCCCAATTTGCCCTGATTTTGTCATTGAACTAAGGTCAAAAAGTGACCGTCTCAAACCATTACAAGACAAGATGTCAGAGTATCTAGCATCCGGTTTAAAACTAGGTTGGTTAATCAATCTACAACAAAAACAAGTGGAAGTTTACCGCCCAAATCAACCGACAGAAATAGTCAATCTCCCTACAAATTTGTCGGGAGAACAAGTTTTACCGGGGTTTACCATTTCCCTTTCCTAG
- a CDS encoding glycosyltransferase, protein MTKTLIVVGSVPGGANVGQILLRDMLASLPKEDYFVAALLDPKEQSAWQEQNPEPPANLVFFLNRPSEHAVRPWNNRAGGLWSGLKRRLSYDRQVKILANRLEQYIGEVGITRLWGILNMTTVVDVLFDLGKRCDLPLLTQVWDDIDYLTQQRGLDSTLRQRTQKRFGHLLAKSVKTAVICEAMAKHYSKYSGDHCEIIRHGLADQVTAQTDYTSPAEFSIGFSGGMYAPEAWQALFEALAYLNWQVAGKSIKLVVLSGKITLPCRSPANVQYLGWRNTEEVRSYLAQCDLLYVPYPFASHLRPLAQLSFPTKLSTYVSLGRPVFAHVPQYGSLVDFYDKYPLGALCTSLDAKVIAEKIAALAEDTNLYEASAKTVAWVGEKELSQANFVRQVKNFIGAEAVAG, encoded by the coding sequence ATGACTAAAACTCTAATTGTTGTTGGTTCCGTTCCGGGCGGGGCAAATGTGGGACAAATTCTTCTGCGGGATATGTTGGCAAGCCTACCAAAGGAAGATTACTTTGTTGCGGCCCTCCTCGATCCAAAAGAACAATCGGCTTGGCAAGAACAGAATCCAGAGCCTCCAGCTAACCTAGTTTTTTTTCTGAATCGTCCCTCGGAACATGCGGTACGTCCTTGGAATAATCGTGCGGGCGGTTTATGGTCTGGGCTGAAACGTCGACTTTCCTACGATCGCCAAGTAAAAATTTTGGCCAATAGGTTGGAGCAGTACATTGGAGAAGTGGGCATTACCAGACTGTGGGGTATCCTCAATATGACCACCGTGGTGGACGTGCTGTTCGACCTGGGGAAACGGTGTGATTTACCTTTGTTGACCCAAGTGTGGGATGACATTGACTATCTGACCCAGCAACGGGGACTTGATAGCACTCTGCGGCAACGCACCCAGAAACGGTTTGGCCACCTTTTGGCCAAGTCAGTTAAAACTGCGGTGATCTGTGAAGCAATGGCTAAACACTACAGCAAATACTCTGGCGATCACTGTGAAATTATTCGCCATGGTTTAGCGGATCAAGTAACAGCCCAAACTGATTACACTTCTCCCGCGGAATTTTCCATCGGTTTTTCAGGAGGAATGTATGCACCGGAAGCATGGCAGGCATTGTTTGAAGCGTTAGCGTACCTAAACTGGCAGGTGGCCGGGAAATCAATTAAGCTTGTTGTCCTCTCCGGTAAAATCACCCTGCCCTGTCGTAGTCCAGCCAATGTGCAATATTTGGGTTGGCGAAACACGGAGGAAGTGAGAAGTTATCTGGCTCAGTGTGATTTGTTGTATGTGCCCTATCCTTTTGCTTCCCACCTCAGACCCTTAGCTCAGTTGTCATTTCCCACTAAGCTCAGCACCTATGTCAGCCTAGGGCGGCCTGTTTTTGCCCATGTCCCCCAATATGGTTCTTTGGTAGATTTTTATGATAAATATCCCCTGGGAGCCCTTTGCACTTCCTTGGATGCTAAGGTCATTGCCGAAAAAATTGCTGCTCTGGCAGAAGATACTAATCTCTATGAAGCTTCAGCCAAAACAGTGGCATGGGTGGGGGAAAAAGAATTGAGCCAGGCTAATTTTGTCAGGCAAGTTAAAAACTTTATAGGAGCAGAAGCTGTTGCCGGTTAG
- a CDS encoding bifunctional 2-polyprenyl-6-hydroxyphenol methylase/3-demethylubiquinol 3-O-methyltransferase UbiG, whose amino-acid sequence MPFQNNSLLPVCRACDSNQLDYLWDCAPFPDRLLVEMGQSTLSAGKLYRCRHCGLGQRWPCLTEEELQQIYASAPSGAMDYEFERNGAWSKSRELLLKRFGNEELISVLDVGCNEGKFLANLPECWHRFGVEGGKEPANVAKSRGASIIASRVQDVDSQWHHYFDVVTLFDVFEHLLNPLQGIQRAKQLLKPGGLLLISTGNIDAWTWRWLKGRHWYLQTPLHLSFASRKFFRYVEANLSFKVQGFYKIPHQLGTRQEIWDDHIKAIYHECWQRGGLWRFPQKIILSMSNYSHLRHSSSVPWTMKLNDHFLTSFLN is encoded by the coding sequence ATGCCCTTCCAGAACAATTCTCTGCTTCCCGTATGCCGGGCATGTGACTCCAATCAGTTAGATTATCTCTGGGACTGTGCTCCTTTCCCCGATCGCCTGTTGGTAGAGATGGGACAATCTACGCTGTCGGCAGGGAAGCTTTACAGGTGTCGGCACTGTGGCCTGGGGCAACGTTGGCCTTGTTTAACAGAGGAGGAGTTACAGCAAATTTATGCTTCTGCCCCTAGTGGAGCCATGGACTATGAGTTTGAACGCAATGGGGCTTGGTCGAAAAGTCGGGAATTATTGCTGAAGCGTTTTGGCAATGAAGAACTGATTTCTGTACTGGATGTGGGTTGTAATGAGGGGAAGTTTTTGGCCAATTTGCCGGAGTGTTGGCATCGCTTTGGGGTTGAGGGGGGTAAAGAACCAGCAAATGTTGCTAAATCTAGGGGCGCTTCCATAATTGCGAGCCGAGTGCAAGATGTGGATTCCCAATGGCATCACTATTTCGATGTGGTGACCCTGTTTGATGTGTTTGAACACTTGCTTAATCCTTTGCAGGGCATTCAACGGGCTAAACAATTGCTGAAACCAGGGGGACTGTTACTGATTAGCACTGGCAATATAGATGCTTGGACTTGGCGATGGTTAAAAGGGCGGCATTGGTATCTACAAACGCCTTTGCATCTTTCCTTTGCCTCCCGCAAATTTTTCCGTTATGTTGAGGCAAATCTCTCTTTTAAAGTGCAGGGTTTTTATAAAATTCCCCATCAGTTGGGAACCCGTCAAGAAATTTGGGATGATCACATTAAGGCAATTTATCACGAGTGTTGGCAAAGGGGCGGTTTGTGGCGATTTCCCCAAAAGATAATATTATCAATGTCTAATTACTCCCACCTTAGACATTCAAGCAGTGTGCCTTGGACAATGAAACTAAACGATCATTTTCTCACTTCCTTTCTTAATTAA
- a CDS encoding bifunctional 2-polyprenyl-6-hydroxyphenol methylase/3-demethylubiquinol 3-O-methyltransferase UbiG, with protein sequence MDIIEKTDVKCPLCGGYSQHNRHIDRFFLKKEYQTKNDNRDFPPDLSFEDSDEFKCTECELDFSYPMKEGSNLFYKYITNDGSYYANNRWEWTVLLDIFSKQLVSTPLKGLDIGCGNGPFLKKTSQLNEVNFEGIDTNSNAITQACAMGLKASCNSIRTLKETLNNQEKYDIVTSFHTMEHVSDPVVFVREALNLLKPGGRFFFSLPLTPSGLEIFHFTPRNHAPHHLTRWNTKSLNKLAKLLDVSIEFRFPPPQRSKERALYSLAYEYLPRKALFDRRKWNLLPFLHPIKFILYWTTYKKLSKTKQIHDVVLCEIKKP encoded by the coding sequence ATGGATATAATTGAAAAAACCGATGTTAAATGTCCTTTGTGTGGAGGATATTCACAACATAACCGCCACATTGATAGATTTTTTTTAAAGAAAGAGTATCAAACAAAAAACGACAATAGAGATTTTCCACCGGACTTATCCTTCGAGGATTCAGATGAATTTAAATGCACTGAATGCGAGCTAGATTTTTCTTATCCTATGAAGGAAGGAAGTAATCTTTTTTATAAATACATAACAAATGATGGCTCTTACTATGCAAACAATAGATGGGAATGGACGGTACTATTAGATATTTTTTCAAAACAGCTTGTTTCTACTCCTCTAAAAGGCTTAGACATTGGTTGTGGAAATGGCCCATTTTTGAAAAAGACTAGCCAGTTAAATGAGGTAAACTTTGAAGGAATAGATACAAACTCAAATGCGATCACTCAAGCTTGTGCAATGGGATTGAAGGCATCATGTAATAGCATTCGGACCTTAAAGGAAACTCTTAACAATCAAGAAAAATATGATATTGTTACTTCATTTCATACAATGGAACATGTATCTGATCCAGTTGTTTTTGTGAGGGAAGCTTTAAATCTTTTAAAGCCGGGAGGACGATTCTTCTTTAGTTTACCTTTAACACCTTCTGGGCTTGAGATATTTCACTTTACACCTCGGAATCACGCTCCTCACCACTTAACACGTTGGAATACTAAATCATTGAACAAACTTGCTAAATTACTAGATGTTAGTATTGAGTTTCGCTTCCCACCTCCTCAACGCTCAAAAGAGCGTGCATTATATTCACTTGCATATGAGTATCTTCCAAGAAAAGCTTTGTTTGACAGAAGAAAATGGAATCTTCTTCCTTTTCTCCATCCGATAAAATTCATTCTTTATTGGACTACCTACAAAAAGCTTTCCAAAACGAAGCAAATTCATGATGTTGTGCTATGCGAAATCAAAAAACCGTAA